A stretch of Caenibius tardaugens NBRC 16725 DNA encodes these proteins:
- a CDS encoding DMT family transporter, whose product MPAAPQQRPLMALAVRVAAVAMLATMMALVKLVAARGVSFVEIMFWRQFITVPLIIGFLMMTGALHRLKTARVSHHFRRAFLGLAGMAMTFGAAIMLPLAEAQALQFTAPLFATILSVFMLKERVGAWRLSALMLGFAGILIITQPGDVEIPPLGLVVGLGSAFAIALLSILIKDLNRSEEPLTIVFYFAAFTSPFLALGLPFVDMTHDTTTWALLATLGVCGLAGQILLTLALRLGPVSSVIVMDYTGLVWSTIYGILLFSEFPPAATWIGAPLIVIAGLLIVWREHALHKASSQADNILGR is encoded by the coding sequence ATGCCCGCTGCGCCGCAACAACGCCCCTTGATGGCCCTCGCCGTACGTGTGGCCGCGGTGGCCATGCTGGCGACGATGATGGCGCTGGTCAAACTGGTCGCCGCGCGCGGTGTGTCGTTCGTCGAAATCATGTTCTGGCGCCAGTTTATCACTGTCCCGCTGATCATCGGTTTCCTGATGATGACAGGCGCGCTCCATCGCCTGAAGACGGCGCGCGTTTCCCACCATTTCCGTCGCGCTTTTCTGGGGCTCGCCGGCATGGCGATGACATTTGGCGCCGCGATCATGCTGCCGCTTGCGGAAGCGCAGGCCCTGCAATTCACCGCCCCGCTTTTCGCCACGATCCTTTCGGTTTTCATGCTGAAAGAACGGGTGGGCGCCTGGCGGCTTTCCGCCCTGATGCTCGGCTTTGCCGGTATTCTGATCATCACGCAGCCCGGTGATGTCGAGATACCGCCGCTCGGCCTGGTCGTGGGGCTCGGTTCGGCTTTTGCCATCGCGCTGCTTTCCATCCTGATCAAGGATCTGAACCGATCGGAAGAGCCGCTGACCATCGTGTTCTACTTCGCCGCCTTTACCAGTCCATTTCTTGCGCTGGGGCTGCCCTTCGTCGACATGACTCATGACACGACCACCTGGGCCCTGCTCGCCACGCTTGGCGTCTGCGGGCTGGCGGGCCAGATTCTCCTTACGCTCGCCCTGCGTCTGGGGCCGGTTTCCAGCGTGATCGTGATGGATTACACCGGGCTCGTGTGGTCGACGATCTATGGCATTCTGCTGTTCAGCGAGTTTCCGCCCGCGGCAACGTGGATCGGTGCGCCGCTGATCGTAATTGCCGGTCTGTTAATCGTATGGCGCGAACACGCGCTTCACAAAGCGTCGTCCCAAGCCGACAACATACTCGGACGGTAA
- a CDS encoding DUF938 domain-containing protein, with amino-acid sequence MKQHAPAAGRNRDPIAAVLADELPPAGLVLEIASGTGEHGLYFAGRFPGLVWQPSDPDPAARASIAAWQDDSVMPNLLPPLELDAMQPDWPIGRADAVLCINMVHISPWEATEGLFAGASRILPAGGALVLYGPYLEDDVPTAPSNAAFDESLQMRDPRWGMRNVSMIDALAEHNGFRRTRREAMPANNLTLVYRKQWRDAPL; translated from the coding sequence ATGAAACAGCATGCCCCCGCCGCCGGGCGCAATCGGGACCCGATCGCCGCAGTCCTTGCCGATGAATTGCCGCCCGCCGGGCTGGTTCTTGAAATCGCCAGCGGCACGGGGGAGCACGGCCTCTATTTTGCAGGTCGCTTCCCCGGTCTGGTCTGGCAACCCAGCGATCCGGACCCGGCAGCGCGGGCATCCATTGCAGCATGGCAGGACGATAGTGTCATGCCCAATCTCCTGCCACCGCTCGAACTGGATGCCATGCAGCCGGATTGGCCAATCGGGCGCGCCGATGCCGTACTGTGCATCAATATGGTGCATATCAGCCCATGGGAGGCCACCGAGGGTTTGTTCGCCGGTGCCAGCCGCATACTGCCCGCCGGTGGGGCACTGGTGCTATACGGACCCTATCTTGAGGATGATGTTCCTACGGCACCGTCAAACGCCGCGTTCGACGAAAGCCTGCAAATGCGCGATCCGCGCTGGGGCATGCGCAATGTGTCGATGATCGATGCGCTGGCCGAACATAACGGCTTTCGGCGGACACGGCGCGAAGCCATGCCCGCCAACAATCTTACGCTGGTCTATCGCAAACAGTGGAGAGATGCGCCGCTTTGA
- a CDS encoding entericidin A/B family lipoprotein, translated as MIRKLILALALGGIAITATACNTVKGVGRDVESVGEAADRAL; from the coding sequence ATGATCCGCAAGCTTATCCTTGCCCTGGCACTTGGCGGTATCGCGATCACCGCGACCGCATGCAACACAGTCAAAGGCGTGGGACGCGACGTCGAATCCGTAGGCGAGGCCGCTGACCGCGCCCTGTAA
- a CDS encoding CpaF family protein produces MSAFGRKTSAGGMVPGARPTFGVARPMKGGGMPIVDERPAPQGGQFPPVPGDPLLDDLVPGAAPDPARADPMARLADRANVVVSGEAKVEGFEASVHKIKEQVLPRLLERVDPEAAATLSKEELSEEFRPIILEVLAELKITLNRREQFALEKVLVDELLGFGPLEELLTDPDVTDIMVNGPNQTYIEKKGKLQLATIKFRDEGHLFQIAQRIVNQVGRRVDQTTPLADARLKDGSRVNVIVPPLSLRGTAISIRKFSEKPITLDMLRDFGSMDDKMCTALKIAGACRMNVVISGGTGSGKTTMLNALSKMIDPGERVLTIEDAAELRLQQPHWLPLETRPPNLEGQGEITIGDLVKNALRMRPDRIILGEIRGAECFDLLAAMNTGHDGSMCTLHSNSPRECLARMENMILMGDIKIPKEAISRQIAESVDLIVQVKRLRDGSRRTTNITEVIGMEGDVIVTQELFHFEYLDETDDGKIIGEFRTSGLRPYTLEKARQFGFDQAYLEACL; encoded by the coding sequence ATGAGCGCATTCGGACGGAAAACCAGTGCTGGAGGCATGGTTCCGGGGGCAAGGCCGACTTTCGGGGTAGCGCGCCCGATGAAAGGCGGCGGCATGCCCATCGTCGACGAACGCCCGGCCCCGCAGGGCGGTCAGTTTCCCCCTGTTCCGGGCGATCCGCTCCTCGATGATCTGGTCCCAGGTGCAGCACCGGACCCTGCGCGTGCCGATCCCATGGCTCGCCTCGCCGATCGCGCGAATGTCGTGGTTTCGGGCGAAGCGAAAGTCGAAGGGTTCGAAGCCAGCGTTCACAAGATCAAGGAACAGGTGTTGCCCCGCCTGCTCGAACGCGTCGACCCGGAAGCCGCCGCAACGCTGAGCAAGGAAGAGCTGTCAGAAGAATTCCGCCCGATCATTCTCGAAGTGCTCGCGGAACTGAAAATCACGCTGAACCGGCGCGAACAATTCGCGCTGGAAAAGGTGCTGGTAGACGAATTGCTCGGCTTTGGTCCGCTGGAAGAACTGCTGACCGACCCCGACGTTACCGACATCATGGTGAACGGTCCGAACCAGACCTACATCGAAAAAAAGGGCAAGCTGCAACTCGCCACAATCAAGTTCCGCGATGAAGGACACCTGTTCCAGATCGCCCAACGCATCGTGAACCAGGTCGGCCGCCGTGTCGACCAGACCACCCCTCTCGCCGACGCCCGTCTGAAAGACGGCAGCCGTGTCAACGTGATCGTGCCCCCGCTGTCCCTGCGCGGCACCGCAATCTCGATTCGTAAGTTCTCCGAAAAGCCGATCACGCTCGACATGCTGCGAGATTTCGGCTCGATGGATGACAAGATGTGCACCGCGCTGAAAATCGCCGGGGCATGCCGCATGAACGTGGTCATCTCGGGCGGTACGGGCTCGGGTAAAACGACCATGCTGAACGCCCTGTCGAAGATGATCGACCCCGGCGAACGCGTGCTGACCATCGAAGACGCCGCCGAACTCCGGCTGCAGCAGCCACATTGGCTGCCGCTCGAAACCCGTCCTCCGAACCTCGAGGGACAGGGTGAAATCACCATTGGCGATCTTGTGAAAAACGCCCTGCGTATGCGCCCGGATCGCATCATTCTGGGCGAAATTCGCGGCGCGGAATGTTTCGATCTGCTGGCGGCCATGAACACCGGCCACGACGGCTCGATGTGCACCCTGCACTCCAACAGCCCGCGCGAATGCCTTGCCCGTATGGAAAACATGATCCTGATGGGCGACATCAAGATCCCGAAAGAAGCCATTTCGCGCCAGATCGCAGAATCGGTGGACCTTATCGTGCAGGTGAAACGTCTGCGCGACGGTTCCCGTCGCACCACCAACATCACCGAGGTGATCGGGATGGAAGGCGATGTGATCGTGACGCAGGAACTGTTCCATTTCGAGTATCTCGACGAAACCGACGACGGGAAGATCATCGGTGAATTCCGCACGTCGGGCCTGCGCCCCTACACACTGGAAAAGGCCCGCCAGTTCGGGTTCGATCAGGCCTATCTCGAAGCCTGCCTCTGA